cagagagggcacagggccagatatgatgggtctTTTATTAGTGTCTAGCAGAGAGTCAGTCAGCTCTTTTTAattcagtttcaactgttcagatctgcacttcataatgtcattaaaacccacatggactacgatagAATCGATGTCCATGTCTTGACGTAGTACATtcgggagcagcttagtaatgtcatttacTCGAGCTCCGGGATATGACATTGTTTTTGCACCAGGAACAGTCGCATTTCTTACCATGGAGCTGCCAAAAATCACGGCTGGCGAGAAGGACAAGGAGATCCGCCCACTCCCACACTTCACAGGATGGTGCAGGCCTCCGACAGATGGAGAAGCCCCGCTCGATCCAGAGCAGGGACGGAAGGTTGCCGACATTGACTTAGGGCTTTCATTGCCTGGTTGAGCTCCTAGGGCTTTCATTGCCTGGTTGAGACGGTACATCCCATACACGGCAGCCAAAATCAGGACCACGCCTGTGGCCACCAGCAGGATATGGAGGGCCATATCCTAGCGTATGCCCCGTCGGACTGGGAGAGATTCAGAGCTCAGAGGCTTGAATGTGTGGTCGTCGTCAAGAATGTCGGTGGTCAGTGTGGTGATTGGACTGCCCCTAAACACTCTTGTGGTGATTGGACTGCCCCTAAACACTCTTGTGGTGATTCTGACACTCTCTGTAGGAGCTTCTGTTTGTTGGATTGATGGAGCCTCGGATACAGTGTCTGTCTCCCTAGGAGCTGATGCTTCAACCATAGTAAAAACATGGATGAATTCAGTCAAAGAGTGGGTGGTTCAGCTGATTGAGGATGTGGTAACATAACACTTAAACTCTTCATGGAGTAGTGAGCAGTGGATGGTACAGATTACCACATATCACATCCGTCCAATCACTATCACGAACACCTCGGATGGGATGTGGGCAATCTGGTTGTTGTGCAGTGTGAGGTCCAGATTGGCCAACTCATCGAAGGCTCCTGCCTCTAGCTTGTTGTAGTAGAGCATGAGGAACTGCAGCCGCGTCAGCGAGTAGaacaaggtggggggggggggggggggcaattgcTGCAGACAGTTCCTCCCCAGGTTGAGGAAGAATTCGGAAGCTAGGTGAGCGATGGCGTTGTTGCTGACCTCCAGCTCGATCAGGCTCTGCCAAACCTCAAGCAGTACGGATCAAAGGACTAGACTGTTGGCGTCCAGATGGAGCTGCTCCAGGCTGACCAGGGTGTTGAAGACCTGGGGAGGGAGGTTGACTTTGAAGGACAGCATGACGGAATTAGCTGCGAAGCCACGTGGAAGGGATCGTTCGATTGCACCGATCACTTCCCTGAGTGTTAGCTACCGGTGATTTAAGTTAGTTGAAATTTGTCTATTTAAAGAAAACCAAACAAATTATTTGTTTCTCCTGGCCAATAGACTACTTTTAATACTGAACTTCCTCTTTAATTGGCTCCATTCACAATTTCAGAAGACTAGTCTAATTGTAACATTGTAGTGGGTTTTCTCTTTTTTTCCACTGAAACCCCCCTTTCTTATTTTGGGTCTGCTTGCGTGCATTTGTGTGAGGCTGCAAGCTTAGCTGTTTGTCTGcggtttttgtttttgttttgactAGGCCATCAGTGATGAATAGTTCAGCCCATCCTGTTGTCAGCTCTTTTTTTTGAGTCAGTGTTGCTTCAAGGCCACAAGTCACCAGTTTCTCTCTGATAATCCATTGTTATTTTCTGACAGTGTAGCTGATGGCACAGACTGACTGGTTTCCCAGAGGCCTCCATCCTCTACGAtctatctctgtgtatgattcagATAGGATAGAATTATCAGTGAAGCTGACCCGACCTATGACTCAGCTtccatcagtctctcttcctgAAATACCAATTACACACGTAGCCAAGACAAAGGTTAGCATGATAATATATTATTTATTCAATGTAGGAAACAGTAACACATTCAAAAAGCAATATTCTATAATATTTGACTATGGAAAGTAAAATGAATTGCACCACTGCCCCCATTTACCAGTAGGGGAAGACAAAGTCAACGTTTTGAGAAGAGGGCGGTTCCTCTGGGTGTGGAAACTTTATGGACCAAGGCCTTTACCAGCAGATCTTTGGTTAGGACAACAACACTCTCCGTCTTAGAGAAATGCTAGTACGCCCTAGTCATACCAGTATGCCCGAGTCATGACGACTTCAGCAGTACAATGTGCGATGAGTGCATTAGTTATGTTACAACATTTCAACAGTTGGTGATGGTAATGGGGAGTTGTGTTGATGTCTGTGAGCGTGTTGAGTCTTAAGGCTTTGGAGGGTTAGGGCGATGCAGCAGGACTCAGTAGAGTTTCTCTCCCTTAGGCTGTCATACACAGTACTTCCAGAAACAATCTGTGGACACAGAGAAAAACACTGTTCAGTCTCTCTTGCACTATTAGATGGAGGTTTATCATTTTGTTTTAAAACTAAGTCCACTACAGTAAATAAAATATGTTGTGACTTGAAAATGATTGCCATCACCAACAATCATCAATATGAAAAGTACACTCACCCCTTTTCCTCGGTATGGACTTGTCCTCTGCTAATACATTGGATGAGAGCTCCCTCTCCAGCTCCAAGCCCTCCTTCAAAGCCTCTAGCTGTAAGTAAAGAACACTGGTTACAGGCGGTCAAAGGAACACTGTGTCTGTTTCTATGGAAGGTGCCTTTTGCTGGTGAATCATACAAAGATGACATCCAGATAATTCTCCAGAGAATGTACAAAGTACCTCAGTCAAAGATTACTATGTTCATCTATTCGTCTCATAAACCATGCCTAAGAATGATTTTATCTGCTAAGCAAAATAAATACTGGTATGACTGCACATCTAATATTTTACTGTACGTAACAAAAACGCATGAATGACTTACCTCCTCCAACTCTGCTAGTTTGTTGTCCAAATGTAAACCTGCAGAGAAGAAAATCGTATAACATCATGACAGAAGGCAAACCCAAGAAACACTCGGTCAATCCATGTGTAGTATTATACATCATCAACATTGAGACTGTTGGTGGTATTTGTGTGCTGCTATACTGTAAATGCCTTACCTAAAGCGTCATTTCTTTCAACAGGTTCTAAGCTTTTATGTAGTAGAAATGCTAGAATCTTGTTCTGGCCATCTGTGCCTTCCCTTGGCTGATAAACATGGTTTCCTGAATATGTGGGAAATGACAATACATCTGTGATTACAATAAAcaacttgaaaatgtatctagAATTACACAATATTCACTTAAAACTCCACAAATGTAGTATTCAGAGTATTGTTAGAAGAACAATTGAATTGgcaagcaaaacattttatttgcttGCCGCATAATACCAGTAACATATTCATCCTCTTTACATATAATTCTGAACTATTGAATAATGTTCTGCATGACAATGTATTTTCTGAGCTCGTCAATAATTAAATTATTCATATATGCATGATGAATGGCTTGTCAAATGTAACAACTATTGAAACTACCTGTTTCACACATCTTGTGTGCAATTTGCCCTAATTATTCACCAGGAGATCTTTCTCACGGCTACATTTTGACAAAAAGTAGAAACAACTAACAGTGCATGCAAGCCAGTGATGGAAAGGAGCCCAAGGTTGCATCCTCCGACATCGTCAGGTAGTCTATGCCTCAAATATGCCAGCTAGTACGTGCAACAAGATAGAACATTCACCAAGCCAGCAGACTCACCAGGGTTGAAGATGCTTCTGCCCTCCACACTGACTACCCCTTGTAGGAGCAGGAAGGCTACCAGTCCCAGCCAGTAGTTCACAGAGACAGTCTTGTCCATGACAATGAAGCAACTGTCCCAAAGAAGTGTTCAAGTATCAGCTGGTTCTCAACCTGCCCAAAGGATCTACTGCCTTTGGTCCATCCCAACCATACTTTTATCCTGTCTGACATGGAAGGAGGAGACGGGGGCTCAGCCCCCGGTGCTCTCAATCAATAGGTAGCCACCTTCGATTTCGTCAATGGACCACTGTCCTTTGCAAGAGGGATGTTGTAGTGGCtgaccagcctggtctcatagactagacgtaagatagtaaatgtaaatcaggGACACTCAACTagtatatgttatgtttggtatggttacataagacagatggttacatAAGGCAAAAAAGAAAGTATGAAgtttggtcggggtggatgggtaggtGTATAACGCAACTGTCTattaacccaaaggttgcgagttcaaatctcatcacggacaacttcagcattttagcaacttttcaactacttactactttttagctactttgtaactacttagcatattagctaacccttcccctaaccctaacccttttagctaacctttccctaaccttaacccttttagctaaccctaaccctaccgtaacccctagcctagctaacattagccagctagctaacgttagccaactagCCACCTAGatagaattcataacatattatatgtttagcaaatttgtaacatagtgtacattttgcaaatttgtaacatagtGTACGTTTCGCAAATTCATATGATATTGTACGTTTTGTTAATTTGTAACCTATAATAGGAATTGTCATTTGtaacataccatacgaaatgggtgatggacatccacaaattaatacataccatacgaaacctAACATATCATAATAAATGGAGAGTCTCTTctgtacatacagaataatacgaaatactATGAGACCAGTTTGGGCTGACAGATCTGGGGCCAGAGGCCCTTCATCAACGTGACAGATACAAAGCCAGCAGAGTGAGGAAGTTGTCAATCACCTATTATTTACGGGAGAGGACAGTCAGATGTTCTTGGCACTTTCAGTCCTTTACTTTTATATGAATGAGTTCCTTAAGAATGTAGAGGGAGAATTTTGGACAGGGGTAAGAGTCTGAGAAGTGAATTGATTCTGTCCCTATAAAGTGCACCATGACCGGAGATGAGCTCTTCAGTCTTGGCTCCAGGTCTGAGCATCGGCAACAATGTGGAGCTGATTGAACATCCATCACCGAGGTCAAACCACACGACCCTGGCCTGTCTGTTGCATCCGGAAATCATGACTCAATGCCTGCGTCAGTGTAATGGCTGCTGTATTTATGTACGGTAGTTTTAGTTAAATTAAGTGTCTGGCTTGTTTGCCTCATAAAGCTCCTTGGCTGCTATTTCATTGACGCCTTGTGTCTTCCGCTGAGGAGGTTATTGATGGCTAGTCATGTCTCTCATCCAGAAACCCATCACACATCCATCAACTTATGATAGGGATTTTGGGAACTTGAGGACTTAGAGAACCTGGTTGAGTGAGTCACAGTGAATGAACCTTGTTACATCAAGGAGATATTACATCTCGTGAAGTAGTTCAGTCATTTTATTGAAAATGTCATCAATTTCTTGATGGATCTCCAGGCATGACTCACATTGCAGAGGATAATATTCCTAGACACTGTACGATGCTCTTCTGGaatcattcaaatcaaattgtatttgtcaaatgcaccgaatacaacaggtgtaaaccttaccgtgaaatgcttacttacaagcccttaattaaccaacaatacagttttaagaaaaatatgagttaagaaaatatttactaaataaactaatgtaaaaaataaaaataataataacacaataaaataacaataacgaggctatgtatacagggggtaccggtatagagtcaatgtgtgggggtacaagttagtcgaggtaattgaggtaatatgtacatgtaggtaggggtaaagcaactatgcatagataataaacagcaagtagcagcataATTTAAAAATAGGTTTTGGTCAATGCaaacagtctgggtagccattttattagctgttcaggagtcttatggcttgggagtagaagctgtttagaagcctcatggacctagacttggcgctccggtaccgctttccgtgcggtagcagagagaacagtctatgactagggtggctggagtctttggcaatttgtagggccttcctctgacactgcctggtataaaggtcctggatggtaggaagcttggccccagtgatgtactgagccgtacgcactaccctctgtagcgccttgtggtcagatgctgagcagttgccatatcaagcggtgatgcaaccagtcaggatgctctcaatggtgcagctgtagaactttttgaggatctgaggaaccaTGACAAgtatattttcagtctcctgagggggaataggttttgtcgtgccctcttcacaactgtctcggtgtgtttggaccatgatagtttgttggtgatgtggacaccaagaaacttgaagttctcaaccagctccactacagctccgtcgatgagaatgggggcgtgatcaaccctccttttcctatagtccacgatcatctcctttgtcttgatcacgttgagggagagatagttgtcctggcaccacactgccaggtctctgacctcttccctataagctgtctcattgttgtcgatGATCACCATCGTTGTGTCGttgacaaacttaatgatggtgttgaagtcgtgctTGACCACGGAatagtgggtgaacagggagtacaggaggggactaagcacgcacccctgagggttccccatgttgaggatcagcatggcagatgtgttgttgcctacccttaccatctgggggcgTCCCGTGAAGaagcccaggatccagttgcagagggaggtgtttagtcccagggtcttagcttagtgatgagctttgagggtactatggtgttgaatgctgagctgtagtcaatgaacagcattctcatgtaggtgttccttttgtccagatgggaaaaggctgtgtggagtgcaatagagattgcgtcatctgtggatctgttggggcagtatgcgaattggagtgggtctagggtttctgggatgatggtgttgatgtgaaccatgaccagcctttcaaagcacttcatggcttcagatgtgagtgctatgggtcagtaatcatttaggcaggttactttggtgttcttgggcaaagggactatgttggtctgcttgaaacattcaACAGATTACGTTCTATAATGGTGTCAAAGCAGATATTTCTGGCTGGACAGATTGTTCTTATGTTCTGAGAGTCAAATCTGATATATTTGGAGGGTTATCTCTATTGTGAATGTCTATTCagatttatacaacgggtgggtctaatcctggatgccGATTGGTAAAAaacgcattccagccggtgtctatttaGAATTACATGGCTTATCTTTTCCTTTTATTTGGATGATAAGTCATTTGAAATTTCCATTTGATTACTTTCTTTAGAGAACAGAGAGATCAAGACTACCAAGCAGTGTTTCCAATCAGTCAGTCTGGTTCATACCATGAACTCCAGTAGCTCTGCATCTCCATGTATTGATTTGTaagatggctgtgtgtgtgcaggaggatCAGTAACATGACTCCTCTaagatggctgtgtgtgtgcaggaggatCAGTAACATGATTTATCTAAGGTAGCTGTGAGTGTGCAGGAGGATCAGTAACATGACTCCTCTAAGATGGCTGTGAGTGTGCAGGAGGATCAGTAACATGATTTATCTAAGGTGGCTGAGGTATCTAAGGTagctactcccaatataagtgaaccctaATGTaattctcatcatatttgcgcctttTTTTGAGCGataattaagacgactttcgagtagtaagacatgtataaaagcaacagataccattaataagaaggggctagaagtgtcttatatggtgagctaccgagtggctaggacaggcaagccccatactcttgtggaggacttaattattcctgctgctgcggatatggctgggacaatgctgggggaaaagacaaaaaaaactatacagacaaaaacttcatcaaacaacactgtttcacgacgcatcagtgacatgtttTGAAACAGTTACTGCTTTggatacaagccagtgaattatatgtgttacagctggatgagtcaacagacgtggcgggcctggcacagctcctggtatatatccgttatgtttatgggggatcaattaaggaagacatcctcttctgcaaaccactggaaaccaggacaacaggagaggatattttttaaagtactggacaactttgtgacatcaaatggactttggtggtcaagatgtgttggatctgtactgatggcgcaaaagccatgagagggagacatagtggagtggtaacgcgtgtgcaagcagttgctcccgatgccacttgggtacactgcagcatccaccgagaggctcttgctgccaaggaaatacctgacagcttgaaagatgttttggacactacagtgaaaatggttaactttgttaaagcaaggcccctgaactctcgtgtattttctgcactatgtaaTGATATGGGctgcgaccatgtaacgcttttacaacatacaaaagttatcaaggggcaaagtatcgACACATTGTTTTacattgagagacgagcttaaagttttctttactgaccataattttcacttgtctgaccgcttgcatgatgaggagtttctcacacgactggcctgtcTGGgcgatgttttttctcacctgaatgatctgaatctaggattacagggactctccacaactatattcaatgtgcgggacaaaattgaggcta
This genomic stretch from Salvelinus alpinus chromosome 15, SLU_Salpinus.1, whole genome shotgun sequence harbors:
- the LOC139539254 gene encoding urotensin-2B-like encodes the protein MDKTVSVNYWLGLVAFLLLQGVVSVEGRSIFNPGNHVYQPREGTDGQNKILAFLLHKSLEPVERNDALGLHLDNKLAELEELEALKEGLELERELSSNVLAEDKSIPRKRDCFWKYCV